The sequence CAAAAGCTATGGCGATAAGAACAAAATGTTCGAAAAGACCAAAGTGGAGGTAACCGGTGATGACTTCCGCGAAGGTTTGAGCGCTATTGTAAGTGTAAAAGTACCTGAGCCACAGTTCGAAGGTCAGACCAAAACCAAGTTGGGTAACTCCGACGTAATGGGTGTGGTAGACAGTTCTGTAGCTGCTGTACTGGATGCTTACCTGGAAGAACATCCACGTGAAGCAAAAACCATCATCAACAAGGTGGTACTCGCCGCCCAGGCCCGTGAAGCTGCGCGTAAAGCAAGGCAGATGGTACAGCGTAAGAGTGTATTGAGCGGTAGTGGTTTGCCTGGTAAACTGGCTGACTGCTCTGAGAATGATCCTAAAATATGTGAACTGTACCTGGTCGAGGGTGATTCCGCGGGTGGTACGGCGAAACAGGGTCGTAACCGTAGCTTCCAGGCTATCCTGCCACTGCGTGGTAAGATCCTGAACGTAGAGAAAGCTATGGAGCACAAGATCTACGAAAACGAGGAAATCAAGAATATCTTCACCGCCCTTGGGGTAACCATCGGTACTGAAGAAGATGATAAAGCACTGAACCTGTCTAAACTCCGCTATCACAAGCTGATCATCATGACGGATGCCGATGTGGATGGTAGTCACATTGCGACACTGATCCTTACATTCATCTTCCGTTATATGAAGGCGATGGTAGAACAGGGCTATGTGTACATCGCACAGCCACCTCTGTACCTGGTGAAAAAGAGCAAAGAGCAGATCTATGCATGGACGGAAGAAGACCGTAAAGCAGCGATCCAGCAACTGGCACATGGTAAAGAAGACAGCGTGACCATCCAGCGTTATAAAGGTTTGGGTGAGATGAACGCTGAGCAGCTGTGGGAAACTACCATGAATCCTGAACACCGTACCCTGAAGCAGGTAACTATCGAAAGTGCTGCCGAAGCAGATCGCGTATTCAGTATGCTGATGGGAGATGAAGTACCTCCACGTAGAGAGTTCATCGAGTCTCATGCGAAGTATGCAAAGATCGACGCCTAGTTAAAATTTTATATATACGCGAAAAAGACTGGTTCCGGCCAGTCTTTTTTATGTCATTATGATTCTGGCATATTCATAAAATTATCTAGTTAAACTCTAAAATTATTACCAAAGGTTAATTTTATACCATTTTGTGGAAGGTGTGGACAATTTATTTCTCTCTCATTTACAGTCACTTCGATCTTATTGTGAACATACCTGTTAAAAAACTTATAAATCTTTTATTTAATTCATCTCTTTTCTCTGTATTTTGCACTCCTATTTATCTCTATACCTATTGAATTTGAACTATCCTATGAAACCTAGCTCCCTCCTGGGACTTCTGTGTCTGGTGCTATCCTTTTGCGCATGTCAAAAGGAAAAAGCAGTGTCGACATCGGGATCCTTATCATTCGCGTTCGAAAGCACTGCTTTTTCAGCTAACACTGCGAGTGGTTATATGACCGATACAACTGGCATTGGCAAGAAAGTCCTGACCATTGAAGGTATGACCAGTAACCTTAGCAAACACATTGCAGTGACAGTTATATTTCCTGACACGCTTGCAGTGGGCACATATACAGAGGCAAATGGCGCCACCATATTATGGTCGCCTTCTTTGTCTGCAGAGGTTGCATCTTATCTCAGTACTACAGCGACAATTAAAATTACAAGCATAAATAGTAAGTATGCCGAAGGCACATTTGCCGGCATTTTAGACAATGGCGAGAAAGAAGAGCCATTAACGGACGGAATATTTAAAGTCAACATTTATTGATCATCGTTTTTTTTGAAATCTTTTTCCATCGTGTCCCGCTTGTTAAAGCGGGACTTTTTATTTCTGGTTAATATCTGAGCATAGATAGTTAATTACCATAAAAGGACTCGAAGCCCCACAGATTACATTTGGAGTAAATCATGAATTCTTTAATCAGGAACAATAAACAATAAAGGCCATTTGCGCAGATGGCCTACAGGGAGTTTTATTTCATCTTAAAAACCAATTTCTAATCTCCGTTGTATGAAGAAATTTTCATATTACCTGTCAGCATTGCTGGCGGGCTTGCTATTTAGTGCCCTTACCTTTGCGCAAAGCAGGGTGATACAGGGGACAGTGACCGATGAAAACACACATCCGCTAAGCTTTGTATCAGTTAACATTAAAGGGACCAACAAAGGAGTTGTCACTGACAAAAACGGGGTATTCTCGCTGGAAGTCGCACCCAATGCCACACTCATTGTAAGAGCCGTAGGCTTCCTCACCAAAGAAGTGGGTACAGGCAGCGGCCATTCACTTACGATCACCCTGGCTGAAAGCGCCAGCGACCTCAATGAAGTCGTAGTGACCGCACTGGGTGTAAAGAAGGAAAAACGTAATCTTACGTTCAGTTCACAGGAAGTGAAGAGCGATGAAATTCTGCGTTCAAGAGAGCCGAATATCGTGAATACGCTTACCGGCAAGGTAGCAGGCGTACAGGTCACAAATTCATCTGGCATGCCCGGTTCCTCCTCCCGTATCGTAGTGCGCGGTATCACGTCTTTAAACGGCGAAAATCAGGCTTTAATCGTGATGGATGGAGTACCTGTCAACAACGATGAAACAGACAATCCTAACGACGGTGGATCAGGCTCTAATCGTCTCTCTGATATCGACCCCTCTGTTATCGAAAGCATCAACCTGCTGAAAGGCGCTGCCGCTACTGCCATGTATGGTTCTGCAGGTGCCCGCGGGGTATTGCTCATCACGACCAAAAAAGGAAGCAACAACCGTAAGCCAACTGTTACCTTATCTTCCGGGTTATCTTTCGAACAATCTTATCTCCCTGATCGCCAGACCACGTATTCACTGGGTGAAAAGGGCATTTATTCTGATGGGGAAACGACCGCCACACAAAACAAAAATTCATGGGGTGCACGGATGGATACCCTGCGTGTGAACGGAGCAAAAGTACCTTTTCATAATCCAGCCAAAGAGTTCTTTAAAACAGGAATTTCTACCAATAATACCGTCTCTGTTTCTGGCGGCAATGCCAGCTCAAGTTATTTTTTATCATACACCTACTTCAATCAACAAGGTACCATTCCTAATACTGATTATACAAGGCATAACCTGTTTGCCAAATACACCACACAGATCCTTGATAATCTCTCTGCTTCCTTCCAGCTCACATACAGCTCTGTCAAGAACAACATCATGCCACAGGGATGGGGATTGGAGAATCCACTCTGGACCATCTTTGCCGCACCCGTTTCTTACAATCTGAAACCTTACCTGAATGAGGATGGCACACAACGTATGTATCGCTCCGGCCGTAACAATCCATATTGGGTATTAGACAATGTACTGAATACCACAGTGGTGAACAGGTATCTGCCAGTTGCCACTTTTGTGTATTCACCTACCAGCTGGCTTTCTGTCACTGAAAGAATGGGAGCAGATATGTACCAGGATCAGCTGCACTATCATGTCAACGTAGGCGATGTGACTTACACACAGGGTCTGGTACAGTCTAAAAATCAAACATTGCGTCAGTTCAACCACGACTTCATGGTGCAGTTGAGAAAAGAGGTGAACCCTAAGCTGAATACAAGTTTACTGCTGGGTAACAACGTCTATTCTAAATACAATGATGCTATGTCTGCCTATGGTTTAGGACTGGCAAAAGCTAACTATTACAACATGGCCAGTGCATCGTCTGTAACGTATGGGGAATCATCTACACTGGTAAGAAAAGTAGGCTTCTATGCACAGGGTGAAATTGATTACAACAGAACACTGATCGTGAATCTGACAGGTCGTTATGATGGTAGCTCTGTATTATCATCATCTAACAGGTATTATCCTTATGGTTCTGCGGCAGCGGCTTTCATCTTCTCTGAATTATTATCTGACAAACTAAAAAAGACGATCAACTTCGGTAAGTTCAGGGCATCTTATGCTGTAGTAGGTAATGATAACGTAGGCGCTTATGCCACAAATACACCTTATTATCAGGCAGTGATTTACGGTGATGTAAGCAGCAATTTAAACTTCCCTTATAATGGCCAGAACGGCTTCCTG is a genomic window of Chitinophaga sp. LS1 containing:
- the gyrB gene encoding DNA topoisomerase (ATP-hydrolyzing) subunit B; translated protein: MSEEIAQVTTPAQGGYDADSIQVLEGLEAVRKRPAMYIGDIGVKGLHHLVYEVVDNSIDEALAGYCKNIDVTICEDNSIRVVDDGRGIPTGMNTKEGRSALEVVMTVLHAGGKFDKNTYKVSGGLHGVGVSCVNALSSLLHVTVRRDGKLFEQEYSRGVPQYAVREIGDSDETGTTVHFRPDSEIFKDTTYNREILAGRLRELAYLNRKIRIVLTDDREKDDQGNSVNEVFYSEGGIVEFVSMLDRNGRRNPLLPDPIFVETVDAASNVAVEVAVIYNDSFSENIFSYVNNINTIEGGTHVAGFRRAITRVFKSYGDKNKMFEKTKVEVTGDDFREGLSAIVSVKVPEPQFEGQTKTKLGNSDVMGVVDSSVAAVLDAYLEEHPREAKTIINKVVLAAQAREAARKARQMVQRKSVLSGSGLPGKLADCSENDPKICELYLVEGDSAGGTAKQGRNRSFQAILPLRGKILNVEKAMEHKIYENEEIKNIFTALGVTIGTEEDDKALNLSKLRYHKLIIMTDADVDGSHIATLILTFIFRYMKAMVEQGYVYIAQPPLYLVKKSKEQIYAWTEEDRKAAIQQLAHGKEDSVTIQRYKGLGEMNAEQLWETTMNPEHRTLKQVTIESAAEADRVFSMLMGDEVPPRREFIESHAKYAKIDA
- a CDS encoding SusC/RagA family TonB-linked outer membrane protein produces the protein MKKFSYYLSALLAGLLFSALTFAQSRVIQGTVTDENTHPLSFVSVNIKGTNKGVVTDKNGVFSLEVAPNATLIVRAVGFLTKEVGTGSGHSLTITLAESASDLNEVVVTALGVKKEKRNLTFSSQEVKSDEILRSREPNIVNTLTGKVAGVQVTNSSGMPGSSSRIVVRGITSLNGENQALIVMDGVPVNNDETDNPNDGGSGSNRLSDIDPSVIESINLLKGAAATAMYGSAGARGVLLITTKKGSNNRKPTVTLSSGLSFEQSYLPDRQTTYSLGEKGIYSDGETTATQNKNSWGARMDTLRVNGAKVPFHNPAKEFFKTGISTNNTVSVSGGNASSSYFLSYTYFNQQGTIPNTDYTRHNLFAKYTTQILDNLSASFQLTYSSVKNNIMPQGWGLENPLWTIFAAPVSYNLKPYLNEDGTQRMYRSGRNNPYWVLDNVLNTTVVNRYLPVATFVYSPTSWLSVTERMGADMYQDQLHYHVNVGDVTYTQGLVQSKNQTLRQFNHDFMVQLRKEVNPKLNTSLLLGNNVYSKYNDAMSAYGLGLAKANYYNMASASSVTYGESSTLVRKVGFYAQGEIDYNRTLIVNLTGRYDGSSVLSSSNRYYPYGSAAAAFIFSELLSDKLKKTINFGKFRASYAVVGNDNVGAYATNTPYYQAVIYGDVSSNLNFPYNGQNGFLLSTALGNPNLKNELQKELEFGLEMKFLDNRLGFETSWFDRKMSDGLVEGIALPNSTGYSTTTINSAKMETKGLEVLVNATPVRTKDFSWDVTLTYTKMNNKVTQIGAGLDETSVGSSWAIVGQPWGVLKGTKFARTDDGQLRINSSGLPYSDDNSNILGNVTAKWLGSITNQFRYKQFGLSFFFDTKQGGQLQNADDGYNLFYGVSKVTENRADRVVKGISDATGQQNTVSVTGQQYWQQVSGITEQVIQDASYIKLRNVSFSYSLGQKALSHLPFRNASLILTGRNLWIHKASNFSGPDPEANSWGNGNSSLGLYSFTTPTSRSFDATIKITF